The Flaviramulus sp. BrNp1-15 genome has a window encoding:
- a CDS encoding type IX secretion system membrane protein PorP/SprF, with translation MQSQKLILYFIFIVLVKGYGQELNLPVFTQQLADNNFVVSPTYAGIGDNLKLRANGLTQWVGIKGAPDNQSVYGDFRIADRSGVGLSFYNDRNGNTIQTGAKFSFAHHLILDYYSKMYLSFGISYNINNFRIDIDNFNTTYENPTLDPFVTDDRRTTNHNFDIGALYRLKGFFLSLNLNNMLDKDFDGAARVFEPNLLLNYQVYSGYTFRGPKKSGLEYEPSIFYQMFTSDKRSATDLNFKFRKFNRNEDYFWAGISYRFLNDQFLKPLNLGPMAGFKKSIFYFGYAYQVTINDLSGYNSGTHVITIGLDFLQGISNCPCTQSPVH, from the coding sequence ATGCAATCGCAAAAATTAATATTATATTTCATCTTCATAGTCTTAGTTAAGGGTTATGGACAAGAGTTAAATTTACCAGTATTTACGCAACAGTTAGCAGATAATAACTTTGTGGTATCACCAACTTACGCAGGTATTGGCGATAATTTAAAACTTCGTGCTAATGGCTTAACGCAATGGGTTGGAATAAAAGGTGCACCAGATAATCAATCTGTTTACGGAGATTTTAGAATTGCAGACCGTTCAGGTGTTGGTTTGTCTTTTTATAATGATAGAAATGGTAATACCATACAAACAGGTGCTAAATTCTCTTTTGCACATCACCTTATTTTAGATTATTACTCGAAAATGTATCTGTCATTTGGTATTTCATATAACATTAATAATTTTAGAATTGACATAGACAATTTTAATACAACTTACGAAAACCCAACACTAGACCCGTTTGTCACAGATGATAGGCGTACAACAAATCATAATTTTGATATTGGTGCCTTATACAGGCTAAAAGGTTTCTTTTTAAGCTTAAATCTTAATAATATGCTTGATAAAGATTTTGATGGTGCTGCCAGAGTTTTTGAACCTAATTTACTTTTAAATTATCAGGTTTATTCAGGATATACATTTAGAGGACCAAAGAAAAGTGGTTTAGAATATGAACCTTCTATTTTTTATCAAATGTTTACCAGTGATAAACGTTCTGCAACCGATTTAAATTTTAAGTTTAGAAAATTCAACAGAAATGAAGATTATTTTTGGGCTGGGATATCTTATCGTTTTTTAAATGACCAATTTCTAAAACCTTTAAACCTTGGTCCAATGGCAGGATTTAAAAAGTCTATATTTTATTTTGGTTATGCTTACCAAGTTACTATAAATGATTTATCTGGTTATAACTCGGGTACGCATGTAATTACTATAGGTTTAGACTTTTTACAAGGTATTAGTAATTGTCCTTGTACTCAGAGTCCGGTACATTAA